The following proteins come from a genomic window of Ammospiza nelsoni isolate bAmmNel1 chromosome 6, bAmmNel1.pri, whole genome shotgun sequence:
- the SYT8 gene encoding synaptotagmin-8, with amino-acid sequence MGHPRLAMAVAARKGRTTASPHTSITTTAWPGSLDSWLSWIPLPKWALITVAMAGAILLLVFLICIIKCCCTKKKPKKKDRISLCTVSNPTTINLVQPEMEDLEQAVEQKRRGKLQYSLEYNFCMQELKVGVKQAVELKAMDSGGTSDPYVIVYLTSDRKKRYETKVYRKTLNPIFNESFTFQVPHAEVSESTLVMQIYDFNRFSKHDIIGEVRLPLASVDLQHVIEQWSDLAVASKVEEEHLGEICFSLRYVPSTGKLTVLILEARQLKRMDSDGLSDPFVKVHLILNRKKWKKKRTSVKKNTLSPYFNEVFVFEVPFSQIQNVDMVISVWDHDKVTKNEPIGKLLLGCRATGNQLRHWSDMLSNPRRPLAQWHILQPPEVVDKALGLKSHLKLPLHSR; translated from the exons ATGG GTCACCCCAGATTAGCCATGGCAGTGGCAGCCAGGAAGGGCAGGACTACAGCCTCCCCACACACCAGCATCACCACCACAGCTTGGCCAGGCTCCCTGGACAGCTGGCTTAGCTGGATTCCAT TACCCAAATGGGCTCTCATCACTGTGGCTATGGCAGGGGCCATTCTCCTCCTTGTCTTCCTCATCTGCATCATCAAGTGCTGCTGTACCAAGAAGAAGCCCAAGAAGAAGGATAGAATTAGCTTGTGCACCGTCAGCAACCCCACGACGATCAACCTT GTGCAGCCTGAGATGGAGGACCTGGAGCAGGCAGTAGAGCAGAAGCGGCGAGGAAAGCTGCAGTACTCCCTGGAGTACAACTTCTGCATGCAGGAG CTGAAGGTTGGTGTGAAGCAGGCAGTTGAGCTGAAGGCCATGGACAGCGGAGGCACATCTGACCCATATGTGATTGTCTACCTAACGtctgataggaagaaaagataTGAGACCAAGGTTTACCGCAAAACCCTGAACCCCATCTTCAACGAGAGCTTCACTTTCCAG GTACCCCACGCTGAAGTGTCTGAATCCACACTGGTGATGCAGATCTATGACTTCAATCGCTTTTCCAAGCATGACATCATTGGTGAGGTCCGGCTGCCCCTGGCCAGTGTTGACCTGCAGCATGTCATCGAGCAGTGGAGTGACCTGGCGGTGGCCAGTAAAGTGGAG GAGGAGCATCTGGGTGAGATCTGCTTCTCTCTGCGCTATGTCCCCAGCACTGGCAAGCTGACGGTGCTCATCCTGGAAGCCAGGCAGCTGAAGCGGATGGACTCCGATGGACTCTCAG ATCCTTTTGTCAAGGTGCATCTCATACTGAACaggaagaaatggaagaaaaaaaggacaagtgTGAAGAAAAACACCTTAAGCCCTTACTTCAATGAGGTGTTTGTTTTTGAGGTGCCTTTCAGTCAGATCCAG AATGTGGACATGGTCATCTCCGTCTGGGATCATGACAAAGTGACCAAGAATGAGCCCATTGGCAAACTCCTCCTGGGCTGCCGAGCCACGGGCAACCAGCTGCGGCACTGGTCCGACATGCTGTCCAACCCCCGCCGGCCCCTGGCCCAGTGGCacatcctgcagcccccagaggTGGTGGACAAAGCCCTGGGACTGAAGTCCCACCTCAAGCTGCCCCTGCACTCCAGATAG